From Azospirillum baldaniorum, the proteins below share one genomic window:
- a CDS encoding FliH/SctL family protein has product MSSVRKFLFDESFDVDAPPRRQLQADDDYFDNIPLPEPEPEPEPELPPEPPPPVFGEADLAAARAAGFTEGETAGKSTGYGKGFVDGNNAGRKDGYEQARVEIEATVQARIANALETVGNGVQHLLNEHYATSAQRADQPVHIALAIVRKLMPELARRGGLMEVEGLVRACLTDLIDEPRLVVRVADDMVDAVREHLDQVIAARGFGAKLMVVGDSGLAPGSCRIEWAEGGVERDTAGLLAQIERRMAGLLEAPPG; this is encoded by the coding sequence ATGAGCTCGGTCCGCAAATTCCTGTTCGACGAGTCCTTCGACGTGGACGCGCCGCCGCGCCGCCAGCTCCAGGCCGACGACGACTATTTCGACAACATTCCCCTGCCGGAACCGGAGCCCGAACCGGAGCCGGAGCTGCCGCCCGAACCGCCGCCGCCGGTGTTCGGCGAGGCCGATCTGGCCGCCGCCCGCGCCGCCGGCTTCACGGAGGGCGAGACCGCCGGCAAGTCGACGGGCTATGGCAAGGGCTTCGTCGACGGCAACAACGCCGGCCGCAAGGACGGCTACGAGCAGGCCCGCGTCGAGATCGAGGCGACGGTGCAGGCGCGGATCGCCAACGCGCTGGAAACCGTCGGCAACGGCGTGCAGCATCTGCTGAACGAGCATTACGCCACCAGCGCCCAGCGGGCCGACCAGCCCGTGCACATCGCCCTGGCCATCGTCCGCAAGCTGATGCCGGAGCTGGCGCGGCGCGGCGGGCTGATGGAGGTGGAAGGGCTGGTGCGCGCCTGCCTGACCGACCTGATCGACGAGCCGCGCCTGGTGGTGCGCGTCGCCGACGACATGGTGGACGCGGTGCGCGAGCATCTGGATCAGGTGATCGCGGCCCGCGGCTTCGGCGCCAAGCTGATGGTGGTGGGCGATTCCGGCCTCGCGCCGGGAAGCTGCCGGATCGAGTGGGCCGAAGGCGGGGTGGAGCGGGACACCGCCGGCCTGCTCGCCCAGATCGAACGGCGGATGGCCGGCCTGCTGGAGGCGCCGCCGGGGTGA
- the fliF gene encoding flagellar basal-body MS-ring/collar protein FliF → MNNLLQTLRNLGPARLAAIGGVGLLLIGFFVYLMTRLSTPEMELLYAELQPTEAAAIAKKLEEAKVPFTVDKTGTKIMVAAEQVGPTRMRMAAAGLPSGGSIGYELFDKGEGFGATSFMQNINHLRALEGEMARTVQTLNGVQSARVHLVLPKRELFARQQNPATASIFIKLRPGAQLSRENIQAIQHLIAASVPNLDPSRISIVDDKGTLLARGTGNDSADAMLASAEEKKVAYESRVARIIEDLLGRTVGYGKVRAEVSADLDFDRITTQSEIFDPESQVVRSTQTVTEANESHDRDPLSPVTVDQNLPTAQSGNNAGPISQNKQNRSEETINYEISRTTKNHVRESGQVRRLSVAVLVDGTYSLPRDGNPAAYQPRPEQELESIKALVRSAVGLDAVRGDTLEVINMRFWSPEDDVQKPEELFLGMTKDDLFRIAEMVVLGIVAVLIILLVIRPLITRAFEKADQQEEDDMDRLLADQSGMPAALAAPTGALAQDLALEAAQADEELEQMIDINRVEGRVRASSLRKVGEIVEKHPEEAVSILRNWLYQES, encoded by the coding sequence GTGAACAACCTTCTGCAGACCTTGCGCAATCTGGGTCCCGCGCGCCTGGCCGCCATCGGCGGCGTCGGCCTGCTCCTGATCGGATTCTTCGTCTACCTGATGACGCGCCTCTCCACCCCGGAGATGGAGCTTCTCTACGCCGAACTCCAGCCCACCGAGGCCGCGGCCATCGCCAAGAAGCTGGAGGAGGCGAAGGTCCCCTTCACGGTCGACAAGACCGGCACGAAGATCATGGTCGCCGCCGAGCAGGTCGGGCCGACCCGCATGCGCATGGCCGCCGCCGGCCTGCCCTCGGGCGGCTCGATCGGCTACGAGCTGTTCGACAAGGGCGAAGGCTTCGGCGCCACCAGCTTCATGCAGAACATCAACCATCTGCGCGCCCTGGAAGGCGAGATGGCGCGCACGGTGCAGACGCTGAACGGGGTGCAGAGCGCCCGCGTCCATCTGGTGCTGCCCAAGCGCGAGCTGTTCGCGCGCCAGCAGAATCCGGCGACCGCCAGCATTTTCATAAAGCTGCGCCCCGGCGCCCAGCTGTCGCGCGAGAACATCCAGGCGATCCAGCACCTGATCGCCGCCTCCGTGCCGAACCTCGACCCCAGCCGCATCTCCATCGTCGACGACAAGGGCACCCTGCTCGCCCGCGGCACCGGCAACGACAGCGCGGACGCCATGCTGGCCTCGGCGGAGGAGAAGAAGGTCGCCTACGAGAGCCGCGTCGCCCGCATCATCGAGGATCTGCTGGGCCGCACCGTCGGCTACGGCAAGGTACGGGCGGAGGTATCGGCCGATCTCGACTTCGACCGCATCACCACCCAATCGGAAATCTTCGATCCGGAAAGCCAGGTCGTCCGCTCCACCCAGACGGTGACGGAGGCGAACGAGAGCCACGACCGCGACCCGCTGTCGCCGGTCACCGTGGACCAGAACCTGCCGACCGCGCAGTCGGGCAACAACGCCGGGCCGATCTCGCAGAACAAGCAGAACCGCAGCGAAGAGACGATCAACTACGAGATCAGCCGGACCACCAAGAACCACGTCCGCGAATCCGGGCAGGTGCGGCGCCTGTCGGTCGCCGTGCTGGTCGACGGCACCTACAGCCTGCCGAGGGACGGCAACCCGGCGGCCTACCAGCCGCGGCCGGAGCAGGAGCTGGAGAGCATCAAGGCGCTCGTCCGCTCCGCCGTCGGCCTCGACGCCGTGCGCGGCGACACGCTGGAAGTCATCAACATGCGCTTCTGGTCGCCGGAAGACGACGTCCAGAAGCCGGAGGAGCTGTTCCTCGGCATGACCAAGGACGACCTGTTCCGCATCGCGGAGATGGTCGTTCTGGGCATCGTCGCCGTCCTCATCATCCTGCTGGTCATCCGCCCGCTGATCACCCGCGCCTTCGAGAAGGCCGACCAGCAGGAGGAGGACGACATGGACCGCCTGCTGGCCGACCAGAGCGGCATGCCCGCCGCCCTGGCCGCGCCGACCGGCGCGCTGGCCCAGGATCTCGCCCTGGAAGCCGCCCAGGCCGATGAGGAGCTGGAGCAGATGATCGACATCAACCGCGTCGAAGGCCGCGTCCGCGCCTCCTCGCTGCGCAAGGTGGGCGAGATCGTGGAGAAGCATCCGGAGGAAGCGGTGTCGATCCTGCGCAACTGGCTGTATCAGGAGAGCTGA
- a CDS encoding helix-turn-helix domain-containing protein, translated as MKKRGREKKEGLNEVDVFVGQRLRELRMLAGLSQSDVASALGLTFQQLQKYERGFNRVSASRLFKLAQFFRVPVSVFFEGLEERHAAQEAGVASPQAEESEGTLRSREALMLARYFQNIRDPQIRGAIRELAERCADQADGAGGPALDEDAEAIDPTAVRGRRGRNAGHSVGQA; from the coding sequence GTGAAAAAACGTGGACGTGAGAAGAAGGAAGGCCTCAACGAGGTCGATGTGTTTGTTGGGCAGCGTCTGCGCGAACTGCGCATGCTCGCCGGCCTGAGCCAGAGCGATGTCGCGTCGGCTCTGGGTCTGACGTTCCAGCAGCTTCAAAAGTACGAGCGCGGCTTCAATCGGGTCTCGGCCAGCCGGCTGTTCAAGCTGGCCCAGTTCTTCCGGGTGCCGGTCTCCGTCTTCTTCGAGGGGCTGGAGGAACGCCACGCCGCCCAGGAGGCGGGGGTGGCCAGCCCACAGGCGGAAGAATCGGAGGGCACTCTGCGGTCCCGCGAGGCGCTGATGCTCGCCCGTTACTTCCAGAACATCCGCGATCCGCAGATCCGCGGGGCGATCCGCGAACTGGCGGAGCGCTGCGCTGACCAAGCCGACGGTGCCGGCGGTCCGGCGCTCGACGAGGATGCGGAGGCGATCGACCCGACCGCCGTCCGTGGACGCCGCGGGCGCAACGCCGGCCACAGCGTCGGTCAGGCGTGA
- a CDS encoding motility protein A, with translation MSLTRDSAEASRRGGRSARPRGGVDMATLVGLAAAAVVIFVAMASGGSLRAFVDPPSLIIVLGGTLAVTTASFSLSDVAIAWRDAGAVLIHRTSDPRGVARQVLLLAEAARRAPETLRNVLPELKHESFLHRSVTLVAEGLPPDDIERMLIGEVEASGAGKVKSAGVLRRASEVAPAMGLIGTLVGLVQMLGSLNDPSSIGPAMALALLTTFYGAVLGNVALAPLAAKVERTAEEDALVKTLYTIGAVSIARQENPRRLEMLLNAVLPPGKRIQYFDRDSDRGSPRGA, from the coding sequence ATGAGCCTCACACGAGACAGCGCTGAAGCGTCCCGCCGGGGTGGGCGTTCCGCCCGCCCGCGCGGCGGGGTGGACATGGCGACGCTGGTCGGTCTGGCCGCCGCCGCCGTGGTCATCTTCGTCGCCATGGCGTCGGGCGGCAGTCTGCGCGCCTTCGTCGACCCGCCATCGCTCATCATCGTGCTGGGCGGCACGCTGGCGGTCACCACCGCCTCCTTCTCGCTGTCCGACGTGGCGATCGCGTGGCGCGACGCCGGGGCGGTGCTGATCCACCGGACCAGCGACCCGCGCGGCGTGGCCCGGCAGGTGCTGCTGCTGGCCGAGGCGGCGCGGCGGGCGCCGGAGACGCTGCGCAATGTCCTGCCGGAGCTGAAGCACGAGTCGTTCCTGCACCGCTCGGTCACGCTGGTGGCCGAGGGCCTGCCGCCCGACGACATCGAGCGGATGCTGATCGGCGAGGTCGAGGCGTCGGGCGCCGGCAAGGTCAAGAGCGCCGGCGTGCTGCGCCGCGCGTCGGAGGTGGCGCCGGCCATGGGACTGATCGGCACGCTGGTCGGCCTCGTCCAGATGCTGGGCAGCCTCAACGACCCGTCGAGCATCGGCCCGGCGATGGCGCTGGCCCTGCTGACCACCTTCTACGGGGCGGTGCTGGGCAACGTCGCGCTGGCCCCGCTGGCCGCCAAGGTGGAGCGGACGGCGGAAGAGGACGCGCTCGTCAAGACTCTCTACACCATCGGCGCGGTATCCATCGCGCGTCAGGAAAATCCGCGGCGTCTGGAGATGCTCCTGAACGCCGTTCTTCCGCCTGGAAAGCGGATTCAGTACTTCGACCGGGACTCCGACCGGGGTTCTCCGAGGGGAGCGTAA
- a CDS encoding sensor histidine kinase: MRLPISFRWCVFAIAAVAITVVWGAYAQVARELLDGQTREAVAKAEIMVRAFAKSTHRAVHEVDITLRSLALEFGENGLPGIRNFLDQTLYDPTLIHHFTVLDADGIVLLRSEGPGERENERDEAAFAFHQGTGRDLMHIGTPFPGTTGGGPLLRLSRRLTDGDGGFAGIVIANIDPDILGEFYQQANLGPQGAVTLIGVDKVIRARGASRGVEAVGLAIPQSRLWGELGRSLAGVYWQESQTDGVLRAFAYRVVESYPLVATVGVAQMDIEAGVADLRNTLFLLAAILTASILLVTLFLLVQHRTAERLRAALALNRNFLARVSHELRTPLNAILGFSEIIRDQMLGPQADGRYADYAHDIHESGRHLLGLINDIMDLSRLQAGTLPLHREDLDVAPVVEWAFRMVAPQADAKRIRLDMNVEPGHHSVSADERALKQMLLNLLTNAVTFTPEGGRILVTVGGGADGGCRVRVTDNGIGMTPEQLHQAAEPFGQPAVHVALPGQGGGLGLPIVKSLMEAHGGRLRIDSRPGEGSQFTLEFAA, from the coding sequence ATGCGCCTGCCGATCTCGTTCCGCTGGTGCGTGTTCGCCATCGCCGCCGTTGCGATCACGGTGGTCTGGGGAGCCTACGCGCAGGTGGCGCGCGAACTGCTGGACGGCCAGACGCGGGAAGCGGTGGCGAAGGCCGAGATCATGGTCCGGGCCTTCGCCAAGAGCACCCATCGCGCGGTGCACGAGGTGGACATCACGCTGCGCTCCCTGGCGCTGGAGTTCGGGGAGAACGGCCTGCCCGGCATCCGCAACTTCCTTGATCAGACGCTCTACGATCCGACGCTGATCCATCACTTCACCGTGCTCGACGCCGACGGGATCGTGCTGTTGCGCAGCGAAGGGCCGGGCGAGCGGGAGAACGAGCGGGACGAGGCGGCCTTCGCCTTCCATCAGGGCACCGGCCGCGACCTGATGCACATCGGAACGCCTTTTCCCGGAACGACCGGCGGCGGCCCCCTGCTGCGCCTCAGCCGGCGGCTGACCGACGGGGATGGCGGCTTTGCGGGCATCGTGATCGCCAACATCGATCCCGACATCCTGGGGGAATTCTACCAGCAGGCCAATCTGGGGCCGCAAGGGGCGGTGACCCTGATCGGGGTGGACAAGGTGATCCGCGCCCGCGGCGCCTCGCGCGGTGTCGAGGCGGTCGGCCTCGCCATCCCCCAGTCCCGCCTGTGGGGGGAACTGGGCCGGTCGCTCGCCGGCGTCTACTGGCAGGAGTCGCAGACCGACGGCGTCCTGCGCGCCTTCGCCTATCGCGTGGTGGAGAGCTATCCGCTGGTCGCCACCGTCGGCGTCGCGCAGATGGACATCGAGGCGGGGGTGGCCGACCTGCGCAACACGCTGTTCCTGCTGGCGGCGATCCTGACCGCGTCCATCCTGCTGGTGACGCTGTTCCTTCTGGTGCAGCACCGCACCGCGGAGCGGCTGCGCGCAGCACTGGCCCTGAACCGCAATTTCCTGGCCCGCGTCAGCCATGAGCTGCGCACCCCGCTGAACGCCATTCTCGGCTTCTCGGAGATCATTCGCGATCAGATGCTCGGGCCGCAGGCCGACGGGCGTTATGCCGACTACGCCCACGACATTCATGAATCGGGGCGGCACCTGCTGGGGCTGATCAACGACATCATGGATCTGTCGCGGCTCCAGGCGGGGACGTTGCCCCTGCATCGGGAGGATCTCGACGTCGCTCCGGTCGTCGAGTGGGCGTTCCGCATGGTGGCCCCGCAGGCCGACGCCAAACGCATCCGGCTGGACATGAACGTCGAACCGGGGCACCACAGCGTCTCGGCGGACGAACGCGCCCTGAAGCAGATGCTCCTGAACCTGCTGACCAACGCCGTCACCTTCACGCCGGAGGGCGGGCGCATCCTGGTGACGGTCGGCGGCGGAGCGGACGGCGGATGCCGCGTGCGGGTGACGGACAACGGCATCGGCATGACGCCGGAACAGCTCCACCAAGCCGCGGAGCCCTTCGGACAGCCTGCGGTGCATGTGGCGTTGCCGGGGCAGGGCGGCGGGCTGGGGCTGCCCATCGTCAAGTCCCTGATGGAGGCCCATGGCGGGCGCCTGCGCATCGACAGCCGGCCCGGCGAGGGCAGCCAGTTCACGCTGGAATTCGCCGCCTGA
- the fliN gene encoding flagellar motor switch protein FliN, which produces MAKDSFSLDELDGGGRSDIAEYETGLGPAKDLEAVYDIPVQISAVLGKSTMQVSQLLKLGRGAVVELDRKVGEAIDIYVNNRLVARGEVVVVEDRLGITMTEIIKSDRG; this is translated from the coding sequence ATGGCCAAGGACAGCTTCTCCCTCGACGAGTTGGACGGCGGCGGCCGCAGCGACATTGCGGAGTATGAGACCGGCCTGGGTCCAGCCAAGGATCTGGAAGCGGTCTACGACATCCCCGTCCAGATCTCCGCCGTGCTCGGCAAATCGACCATGCAGGTCAGCCAGTTGCTCAAGCTCGGGCGCGGCGCGGTGGTGGAGCTGGACCGCAAGGTCGGCGAGGCCATCGACATCTACGTGAACAACCGCCTGGTCGCCCGCGGCGAGGTCGTGGTCGTGGAAGACCGGCTGGGCATCACCATGACCGAAATCATCAAGTCGGACCGCGGATGA
- a CDS encoding aminotransferase — translation MQNSGESKTGFLGRRELDLPVTIFEVMSRLSDEHKAINLGQGFPDERGPADVLDVAAKAILEGWNQYPPMMGTPDLRQALAAHGRRFYGLDIDWKTEVLVTSGATEALTASLLGLIEPGDEVVLFQPMYDSYLPIVRLAGGVPRFVSLKAPDWSFTRADLEAAFSPKTKLVLINDPLNPAAKVFSRAELELLAEFVQRFDAFAVCDEVYEHIVFDGRQHIPLMTLPGMRDRCLKIGSAGKTFSLTGWKVGYVTGAPHLLQPVAKAHQYITFTTPPNLQTAVAYGLGKDDAYFAGLSSGLQAKRDRLADGLRAVGFEVLPSAGTYFVVADVSPFGFDGNDEAFCRRLTAEAGVTAIPVGAFFVQDAPRSFIRFCFSKRDEILDGAVERLRAYFTRK, via the coding sequence ATGCAAAATTCCGGAGAATCGAAGACAGGCTTCCTTGGTCGGCGGGAGCTTGACCTCCCGGTCACGATCTTCGAGGTGATGTCCCGCCTGTCGGACGAGCACAAGGCGATCAACCTTGGCCAGGGCTTTCCCGATGAGCGCGGTCCTGCCGACGTGCTGGACGTGGCGGCCAAGGCCATCCTCGAAGGGTGGAACCAGTACCCGCCGATGATGGGCACGCCGGACCTGCGGCAGGCGCTGGCCGCCCACGGCCGGCGGTTCTACGGGCTGGACATCGATTGGAAGACCGAGGTGCTGGTGACCTCCGGCGCCACCGAGGCGCTCACCGCCAGTCTGCTCGGCCTCATCGAGCCGGGTGACGAGGTTGTGCTGTTCCAGCCCATGTACGACAGCTACCTGCCGATCGTCCGGCTGGCCGGCGGCGTGCCGCGCTTCGTCAGCCTGAAGGCCCCGGACTGGAGCTTCACACGGGCGGACCTGGAAGCGGCCTTCTCGCCGAAGACCAAGCTGGTTCTCATCAACGACCCGCTGAATCCCGCGGCCAAGGTTTTCAGCCGCGCCGAACTGGAACTGCTGGCGGAGTTCGTCCAGCGCTTCGACGCCTTCGCCGTCTGCGACGAGGTGTACGAGCACATCGTCTTCGACGGGCGTCAGCACATTCCGCTGATGACTCTGCCCGGCATGCGCGACCGCTGCCTGAAGATCGGCTCCGCGGGCAAGACCTTCTCGCTGACCGGCTGGAAGGTCGGCTACGTCACCGGCGCGCCGCACCTGCTCCAGCCCGTCGCCAAGGCGCACCAGTACATCACCTTCACCACGCCGCCCAACCTTCAGACGGCGGTCGCCTATGGGCTGGGCAAGGACGACGCCTATTTCGCCGGGTTGTCCAGCGGGCTCCAGGCCAAGCGCGACCGGCTGGCCGACGGGCTGCGCGCCGTGGGGTTCGAGGTGCTGCCGTCCGCCGGCACCTATTTCGTGGTCGCCGACGTGTCGCCCTTCGGTTTCGACGGCAACGACGAGGCCTTCTGCCGCCGTCTGACCGCCGAGGCCGGGGTGACGGCCATCCCCGTCGGAGCCTTCTTCGTTCAGGACGCGCCGCGAAGTTTCATACGCTTCTGCTTCTCCAAGAGGGACGAAATCCTCGACGGAGCGGTTGAGCGGTTGAGGGCGTATTTCACGCGGAAATGA